The following proteins are co-located in the Sporolituus thermophilus DSM 23256 genome:
- a CDS encoding TadE/TadG family type IV pilus assembly protein — protein MLGIARMLKNHRGQTLVELALVLPVVVLLLAGMMEFGRVFHEYLVVTAAAREGARIAAVGGSDAAVAAAVRNAAQSVDRGQLAIAIEPSEAGRIHGEPITVVVSNPVQLVTPLISAFFPQNPYIVQGRAVMRYE, from the coding sequence ATGCTTGGCATTGCCCGGATGCTGAAAAACCACCGCGGCCAGACGCTGGTCGAGCTGGCGCTGGTGCTGCCGGTAGTGGTGCTGCTGCTGGCGGGGATGATGGAGTTTGGCCGGGTCTTTCATGAATATTTAGTTGTGACGGCGGCAGCACGGGAAGGAGCCCGGATAGCGGCCGTAGGCGGCAGTGATGCGGCTGTCGCCGCCGCCGTGCGTAATGCTGCCCAGTCCGTTGACCGGGGGCAGCTTGCGATTGCCATTGAACCCAGTGAGGCCGGCCGGATACACGGCGAGCCCATTACCGTCGTGGTCAGCAATCCTGTCCAATTAGTTACGCCGCTCATCAGTGCTTTTTTCCCGCAAAACCCTTATATAGTGCAGGGAAGGGCGGTCATGCGGTATGAGTAA
- a CDS encoding Flp family type IVb pilin, with protein sequence MLMWWEMVKTYLRCQRGQGMVEYGLILALIAVVVIGALMTMGGNLDSMLNNVAGKLSGTTGQ encoded by the coding sequence ATGTTAATGTGGTGGGAAATGGTAAAGACCTATTTACGGTGTCAAAGAGGCCAGGGCATGGTAGAGTACGGCCTGATCCTCGCCCTGATCGCCGTGGTGGTCATCGGCGCACTGATGACGATGGGCGGAAACCTGGACAGCATGTTAAATAATGTCGCCGGCAAGCTAAGCGGCACCACCGGCCAGTAA
- a CDS encoding pilus assembly protein TadG-related protein, giving the protein MSKFCVKLAGKLLRSQRGAVAVLTALAFTAMLGFAAIVVDVGLLYFNRVELANLADAAALAGVQDLPDDAAAARASALDYAARNGRSGDAVTVEIIDNHSVAVQATRPVELFFARVFGLNSSTVQAAAKAAVRPLSAATGVVPFGVVWNDFVFGQTYELKEGGGSGTSGNYGALALRARGGSTYCDNVKYGYNSTLRVGDWVETETGNMSGPTSEGVNYRIGLDPHATFATVQKGSPRIVILPVLASLDVNGRGEVQIVGFAAFFLEGVHGSGKDNYVTGKFMKMYMPGEAADSAGDYGLRNIALVQ; this is encoded by the coding sequence ATGAGTAAGTTTTGCGTCAAATTGGCCGGGAAACTGCTGCGCAGCCAGCGGGGGGCCGTGGCGGTGCTCACGGCGCTCGCGTTTACGGCCATGCTTGGTTTTGCCGCCATTGTCGTGGATGTGGGCCTCTTGTACTTTAACCGGGTCGAGCTGGCCAACCTGGCCGATGCCGCTGCCTTGGCCGGCGTGCAGGACCTGCCGGACGACGCGGCTGCCGCCCGCGCCAGCGCCCTTGATTATGCCGCGCGCAATGGGCGGAGTGGCGACGCCGTTACGGTTGAAATCATCGACAATCACAGCGTGGCGGTGCAGGCCACCCGGCCGGTGGAACTCTTTTTCGCCCGCGTGTTCGGCCTTAACAGTTCGACCGTACAAGCGGCGGCCAAGGCCGCGGTCCGTCCGCTTAGCGCCGCAACCGGGGTAGTCCCGTTTGGCGTAGTCTGGAACGATTTTGTGTTCGGCCAAACTTACGAGCTAAAAGAAGGCGGCGGCAGCGGTACGTCCGGCAACTACGGCGCCCTGGCGTTACGGGCCAGAGGCGGCAGCACTTACTGCGACAATGTTAAATATGGCTATAATTCCACGCTGCGGGTAGGCGATTGGGTGGAAACCGAGACCGGCAATATGTCCGGTCCAACCAGTGAAGGTGTCAATTACCGGATTGGTCTTGATCCCCATGCTACCTTTGCTACGGTCCAAAAAGGTTCGCCGCGCATTGTTATTCTGCCGGTGCTGGCATCGCTCGACGTAAACGGCCGCGGCGAGGTGCAAATCGTTGGCTTTGCCGCCTTTTTCCTCGAGGGAGTGCATGGTTCGGGCAAAGACAACTACGTCACCGGCAAATTTATGAAAATGTATATGCCCGGCGAGGCGGCAGATTCAGCCGGGGATTATGGGCTGCGCAATATTGCTCTGGTACAATAG